From the Syntrophorhabdaceae bacterium genome, one window contains:
- a CDS encoding TRAP transporter small permease: MRFVEKVINGLATGGGVLGAIVMAIVMIILVAGVVARAFNHVLAGTYDLVETLIIVTCAFSFLYCEKKDRHAKADIVIMRLSHRVRACFEAFTTFLSIVVWVAILWAGWVLLLVKWERSEQTEILKIPITPFRALWLLSVVFMIVFLVIKFLHKIKAGGSK, from the coding sequence ATGAGGTTTGTAGAGAAGGTGATTAATGGCCTTGCGACGGGCGGCGGGGTGCTGGGTGCGATCGTAATGGCGATCGTTATGATCATCCTCGTTGCCGGCGTTGTTGCCAGGGCTTTCAATCATGTGCTTGCCGGTACGTATGATCTTGTTGAAACCTTAATAATAGTGACGTGCGCGTTTTCTTTTCTCTACTGCGAAAAAAAGGACCGCCACGCAAAGGCCGATATAGTCATTATGCGCCTTTCTCATCGCGTAAGGGCATGCTTTGAAGCGTTTACCACTTTTCTCAGTATCGTCGTATGGGTCGCCATCCTGTGGGCCGGCTGGGTTCTGCTTCTCGTGAAATGGGAGAGATCGGAGCAAACTGAGATCCTGAAAATTCCGATCACACCCTTTCGCGCATTATGGCTTCTTTCGGTGGTCTTTATGATTGTCTTTCTTGTCATCAAATTCCTTCACAAAATCAAAGCAGGGGGGTCGAAATGA